In a single window of the Bradyrhizobium erythrophlei genome:
- the dprA gene encoding DNA-processing protein DprA yields MDTQTPGTTHLTDAQRIDWLRLIRSDRVGPHTFRSLLNHFGSARSALERLPDLARRGGADRPGRICSEQDATAELAASQRIGVTLVAPGEARYPPRLAALDDAPPLLGVRGAQEVLMRPMIAVVGSRNASGAGLKFASALSRDLGEAGFVIASGLARGIDQAAHRASLESGTVAVLAGGHNRIYPPEHEDLLAAMIESGGAAISEMPLGHVPRARDFPRRNRLISGVALGVVVVEAAHRSGSLITARIAAEQGREVFAVPGSPLDPRAAGTNDLIKQGATLTTEASDVIDAVEPIMGRPIGLSEPDDEPIASEPEASDRARIVDLLGPSPVLLDDLIRMASTSPAIVRTVLLELELAGRLERHGGGLVSLI; encoded by the coding sequence ATCCGGTCCGACCGCGTCGGGCCCCATACCTTCCGTTCCCTCCTCAATCATTTCGGCAGCGCGCGCTCTGCCTTGGAGCGGCTGCCCGATCTGGCGCGGCGCGGCGGTGCTGATCGTCCGGGGCGGATCTGCAGCGAGCAGGATGCGACGGCCGAACTCGCCGCCAGCCAACGGATCGGCGTCACGCTGGTCGCACCGGGCGAAGCCCGCTATCCGCCGCGGCTGGCCGCGCTCGACGATGCGCCGCCTTTGCTCGGCGTGCGCGGCGCGCAGGAGGTGCTGATGCGGCCGATGATCGCGGTCGTCGGCTCGCGCAACGCTTCCGGCGCCGGGCTTAAATTCGCAAGTGCGCTTTCACGCGATCTCGGCGAGGCCGGTTTTGTGATTGCCTCGGGTCTCGCGCGCGGCATCGATCAGGCGGCGCATCGCGCCAGCCTTGAAAGCGGCACCGTGGCGGTGCTGGCCGGCGGTCACAACAGGATCTATCCGCCCGAGCACGAAGATTTGCTGGCGGCGATGATCGAATCCGGCGGTGCTGCGATTTCCGAAATGCCGCTCGGGCACGTGCCCCGCGCCCGCGATTTTCCGCGGCGCAACCGGCTGATCTCGGGCGTGGCGCTCGGCGTCGTGGTGGTCGAGGCCGCGCATCGCTCGGGCTCGCTGATCACCGCGCGGATTGCCGCCGAACAAGGCCGCGAGGTGTTCGCGGTGCCGGGCTCGCCGCTGGATCCCCGCGCCGCCGGCACCAACGACCTGATCAAGCAGGGCGCGACGCTGACCACGGAGGCCTCCGACGTCATCGACGCCGTCGAGCCGATCATGGGGCGGCCGATCGGCTTGAGCGAGCCTGACGACGAGCCCATCGCCAGTGAACCCGAGGCGAGCGATCGCGCGCGCATCGTCGACCTGCTCGGGCCAAGCCCTGTTCTGCTCGACGATCTGATCCGGATGGCCAGCACCTCACCCGCGATCGTGCGCACCGTGCTGCTCGAACTCGAATTGGCCGGGAGATTAGAACGCCACGGCGGCGGGCTGGTGTCGCTGATCTAA
- a CDS encoding winged helix-turn-helix transcriptional regulator, translating to MKPEHTDVTVLEPYAHENSDCRGVASILARVGDKWSVFIIMLLGAGPRRFNEIKRMVGGISQRMLTLTLRGLERDGLVTRTVFPTIPPRVDYELTDLGRGLWQPVEALGMWARDHQTEIEDARARFDRRNEAD from the coding sequence TTGAAACCCGAGCACACCGATGTGACTGTCCTGGAGCCCTACGCACACGAGAACAGCGATTGCCGCGGCGTCGCCTCGATCCTGGCCCGGGTCGGTGACAAATGGAGCGTGTTCATCATCATGCTGCTGGGTGCCGGCCCGCGGCGCTTCAACGAGATCAAGCGCATGGTCGGCGGCATCTCGCAGCGGATGCTGACGCTGACGCTGCGCGGCCTCGAACGCGACGGCCTGGTGACGCGAACCGTATTCCCGACCATTCCGCCGCGGGTCGACTACGAGCTGACCGATCTCGGACGCGGGCTGTGGCAGCCGGTGGAAGCGCTGGGCATGTGGGCGAGGGATCATCAGACCGAAATCGAGGACGCCCGCGCGCGGTTCGACCGGCGCAACGAGGCGGATTGA
- a CDS encoding FMN-dependent NADH-azoreductase, with protein sequence MKLLHIDSSVLGPHSVSRQVSAAIVDRLRQATPDLDIVYRDLSSTPLAHLSGSHLAAGQGAVPEAALQPDLAAGQAVLDEFLASDIVVLGAPMYNFTIPSQLKAWIDRIVVAGKTFKYGAQGAEGLAGNKRVIIAISRGGFYGAGTPAAVGEHLETYLRWVFGFIGVANPEFISADGVQIGPEYREKALAGALQAATNLHAA encoded by the coding sequence ATGAAACTTCTGCATATCGATTCCAGCGTGCTGGGCCCGCACTCCGTCAGCCGCCAGGTTTCCGCCGCCATCGTCGATCGTCTGCGCCAGGCCACGCCGGACCTCGACATCGTCTACCGTGACCTGAGTTCGACGCCGCTGGCGCATCTCTCCGGCTCGCATCTCGCCGCCGGCCAAGGCGCTGTGCCCGAGGCCGCGCTGCAGCCGGATCTCGCCGCCGGCCAAGCCGTGCTGGACGAGTTCCTTGCCTCCGACATCGTGGTGCTCGGCGCGCCCATGTATAATTTCACCATCCCGAGCCAGCTCAAGGCCTGGATCGACCGCATCGTGGTCGCGGGCAAGACCTTCAAATATGGCGCGCAGGGCGCGGAAGGACTGGCGGGCAACAAGCGCGTCATCATCGCGATCTCGCGTGGCGGGTTCTACGGCGCCGGGACGCCGGCTGCGGTCGGCGAACATCTGGAAACCTATTTGCGCTGGGTGTTCGGCTTCATCGGCGTCGCCAACCCCGAATTTATTTCCGCCGATGGCGTCCAGATCGGACCGGAATATCGCGAGAAGGCGCTGGCCGGCGCCCTGCAAGCCGCAACCAATTTGCACGCGGCTTAA
- a CDS encoding SDR family NAD(P)-dependent oxidoreductase yields MRLANKTALITGGNSGIGLATARLFVAEGAKVTVTGRNQATLVAAAKELGPNALAIVADATDIAATERAVERAVEKFGKLDIVFANAGIPGSTPLGGTSLEAFESVIRTNITAVFFTVQAAVPHLNDGASIILNGSVISVLGNPGYAAYAASKAGVRAMARVMASELSPRRVRVNVVSPGAARTPIWNGAAPTPEAYAALDNRISRSIPLGRLGEADEIARTVLFLASDDASNVQAAEIFVDGGSTGSPAGAPIYRG; encoded by the coding sequence ATGAGGCTTGCAAACAAGACAGCGTTGATTACAGGCGGCAACAGCGGCATCGGGCTTGCGACCGCGCGGCTGTTCGTGGCCGAGGGCGCGAAGGTCACCGTCACCGGGCGGAATCAGGCGACGCTGGTGGCCGCGGCAAAGGAACTGGGACCGAATGCGCTGGCGATCGTGGCCGACGCGACCGACATCGCGGCGACGGAGAGGGCGGTCGAAAGGGCAGTCGAAAAATTCGGCAAGCTCGATATTGTTTTTGCCAATGCGGGCATTCCCGGCAGCACGCCGCTCGGCGGCACCTCGCTCGAGGCATTTGAATCGGTGATCCGAACCAATATCACGGCGGTGTTCTTTACCGTGCAGGCGGCCGTGCCGCATCTCAACGATGGCGCATCCATCATATTGAACGGCTCGGTGATTTCCGTGCTCGGCAATCCCGGCTACGCCGCCTATGCGGCGAGCAAGGCCGGGGTGCGGGCGATGGCGCGGGTGATGGCCTCCGAGCTTTCGCCGAGGAGAGTCAGGGTCAATGTGGTATCGCCCGGCGCCGCGCGCACGCCGATCTGGAACGGTGCGGCTCCCACGCCGGAAGCATACGCTGCCCTCGATAACCGAATCTCCCGCAGCATCCCGCTGGGGCGACTCGGCGAAGCCGACGAAATTGCAAGGACGGTATTGTTCCTCGCCTCCGACGATGCGTCGAACGTTCAGGCTGCGGAAATCTTTGTCGACGGCGGCTCGACGGGGTCGCCGGCAGGTGCGCCGATCTATCGCGGATAA
- a CDS encoding winged helix-turn-helix transcriptional regulator, whose product MVKRTSFEKAECPVARSLDALGDWWSLLIIRDAFLGIRRFSEFQKSLGCAKNILTVRLRALVEHGILKTVPASDGSAYQEYVLTPKGRGVFPVLVALRQWSEEFSDQPGGFATLLVDRGKGRPVRKLELRARDGRLLGDGDTVLRPNPKTKYQG is encoded by the coding sequence ATGGTGAAACGGACAAGTTTCGAAAAAGCCGAATGCCCGGTCGCGCGATCGCTCGACGCACTCGGCGACTGGTGGTCGCTGCTGATCATCCGCGACGCCTTCCTGGGGATCCGCCGCTTCAGCGAATTCCAGAAAAGCCTGGGATGCGCGAAGAACATCCTGACGGTTCGGCTGCGCGCCCTGGTCGAGCACGGGATCCTGAAGACCGTGCCCGCCTCCGACGGCAGCGCCTATCAGGAATATGTGCTGACGCCGAAGGGCCGCGGGGTGTTTCCGGTGCTGGTCGCGCTGCGACAGTGGAGCGAGGAGTTTTCGGATCAGCCGGGCGGCTTCGCGACCCTGCTGGTCGATCGCGGCAAAGGAAGGCCGGTGCGCAAGCTCGAACTACGCGCCCGCGACGGCCGGCTGCTCGGCGATGGCGATACCGTGCTGCGGCCGAATCCCAAGACTAAATACCAAGGCTAA
- the topA gene encoding type I DNA topoisomerase: MNIVIVESPAKAKTINKYLGGSYEVLASFGHVRDLPAKNGSVDPDANFQMIWEVDPKAAGRLNDIAKALKGADRLILATDPDREGEAISWHVLEVLKEKRAIKDHKIERVVFNAITKQAVTDAMKHPRQIDGALVDAYMARRALDYLVGFTLSPVLWRKLPGARSAGRVQSVALRLVCDRELEIEKFVPREYWSLVATLTTPRGDAFEARLVGADGKKIQRLDIGTGAEAEDFKKAIESANFTVSTVEAKPARRNPQAPFTTSTLQQEASRKMGFAPAHTMRIAQRLYEGIDIGGETTGLITYMRTDGVQIDNSAITQARKVIGEDYGNAYVPEAPRQYQTKAKNAQEAHEAIRPTDLSRRPSEMRRRLDTDQARLYELIWIRTIASQMESAELERTTVDIAAKAGSRVLELRATGQVIKFDGFLALYQEGRDDDGDDEDSRRLPAMSEGEALKRKDLAVTQHFTEPPPRFSEASLVKRMEELGIGRPSTYASILQVLKDRGYVKLEKKRLHGEDKGRVVVAFLENFFARYVEYDFTADLEGQLDRISNNEISWQQVLRDFWGDFIGAVNEIKDLRVTQVLDALDTMLGPHIYAPREDGGDPRQCPTCGTGKLNLKAGKFGAFVGCSNYPECRYTRPLAADSEASADRVLGKDPVSGLDVVVKAGRFGPYIQLGEPKDYAEGEKPKRAGIPKNMSPADIDLGLALKLLSLPREIGKHPETGEPITAGLGRFGPFVRHEKTYASLEAGDEVFDIGLNRAVTLIAERIAKGPSGRRFGADPGKPLGDHPTLGAVAVKSGRYGAYVTAGGVNATIPSDKTQDTITLPEAIALIDERVAKGGGKPKRGAKKAKPAKAAKPAKADADAKTPKPAKKAAAKKSAAKPKSEAISKARAPVTPTAKTSPSKAAKPVAKKSAGKASG; this comes from the coding sequence ATGAATATCGTCATTGTCGAGTCGCCGGCGAAGGCCAAGACGATCAATAAGTATTTGGGGGGCTCCTACGAGGTTCTGGCCTCGTTTGGCCATGTCCGCGATCTCCCGGCCAAGAACGGATCGGTCGATCCGGACGCCAATTTCCAGATGATCTGGGAAGTCGACCCCAAGGCGGCCGGCCGGCTCAACGACATTGCCAAGGCGCTCAAGGGCGCCGACCGGCTGATCCTCGCAACCGACCCCGATCGCGAGGGCGAAGCGATTTCATGGCACGTGCTGGAGGTGCTGAAGGAAAAGCGCGCGATCAAGGACCACAAGATCGAACGCGTGGTGTTCAACGCCATCACCAAGCAGGCGGTGACGGACGCGATGAAGCATCCGCGCCAGATCGATGGCGCGCTGGTCGACGCCTATATGGCGCGCCGCGCGCTGGACTATCTGGTCGGCTTCACGCTCTCGCCGGTTTTGTGGCGCAAACTGCCGGGCGCGCGCTCGGCGGGCCGGGTGCAGTCGGTGGCGCTGCGGCTGGTCTGCGACCGCGAACTCGAAATCGAGAAATTCGTGCCCCGCGAATACTGGTCGCTGGTGGCGACCTTGACGACGCCGCGCGGCGACGCGTTCGAGGCGCGACTGGTCGGCGCCGACGGCAAGAAGATCCAGCGGCTCGACATCGGCACCGGCGCCGAAGCGGAAGATTTCAAGAAGGCGATCGAGTCGGCCAATTTCACGGTTTCCACGGTCGAGGCAAAGCCGGCGCGCCGCAATCCGCAGGCGCCGTTCACCACCTCGACACTGCAGCAGGAAGCCAGCCGAAAAATGGGCTTTGCGCCCGCGCACACCATGCGGATCGCGCAGCGGCTCTATGAAGGCATCGACATCGGCGGCGAGACCACCGGCCTCATCACCTATATGCGTACCGACGGCGTGCAGATCGACAATTCGGCGATCACCCAGGCGCGCAAGGTGATCGGCGAGGACTACGGCAATGCCTATGTGCCGGAAGCGCCGCGTCAGTATCAGACCAAGGCCAAGAACGCGCAGGAAGCGCACGAGGCGATCCGCCCCACCGATCTGTCGCGCCGACCGTCCGAGATGCGCCGGCGTCTCGATACCGACCAGGCGCGGCTTTATGAACTGATCTGGATCCGCACCATCGCAAGCCAGATGGAATCGGCCGAACTGGAACGCACCACCGTCGATATCGCGGCCAAGGCCGGCTCCCGTGTGCTGGAACTGCGCGCCACCGGCCAGGTGATCAAATTCGACGGCTTCCTCGCGCTCTATCAGGAAGGCCGCGACGACGACGGCGACGACGAGGACTCGCGCCGCCTCCCCGCCATGAGCGAGGGCGAAGCGCTGAAGCGCAAGGATCTCGCCGTCACCCAGCATTTTACCGAACCGCCGCCGCGCTTCTCCGAAGCCTCGCTGGTCAAGCGCATGGAAGAGCTCGGCATCGGCCGTCCCTCGACCTATGCGTCGATCCTGCAGGTGCTGAAGGACCGCGGCTACGTCAAGCTCGAGAAGAAGCGCCTGCATGGCGAAGACAAGGGCCGCGTCGTGGTCGCGTTCCTGGAAAACTTCTTCGCGCGTTACGTCGAATACGATTTCACCGCCGATCTGGAAGGCCAGCTCGACCGCATCTCCAACAACGAGATTTCCTGGCAGCAGGTGCTGCGGGATTTCTGGGGCGATTTTATTGGCGCCGTCAACGAGATCAAGGATCTGCGGGTGACGCAGGTGCTGGATGCGCTCGACACCATGCTGGGCCCGCACATCTATGCGCCGCGCGAGGACGGCGGCGATCCCCGGCAGTGTCCGACCTGCGGCACCGGCAAGCTGAATCTCAAGGCCGGAAAATTCGGCGCCTTCGTCGGCTGCTCCAACTATCCGGAATGCCGCTACACCCGTCCGCTCGCCGCCGACAGCGAAGCCAGCGCCGACCGCGTTCTCGGCAAGGACCCGGTGTCCGGTCTCGACGTGGTGGTGAAGGCCGGACGGTTCGGTCCCTATATCCAGCTCGGCGAACCCAAGGATTATGCGGAAGGCGAAAAGCCGAAACGCGCGGGCATTCCGAAGAACATGTCGCCTGCCGATATCGACCTCGGGTTGGCGCTCAAACTATTGTCGCTGCCGCGCGAAATCGGCAAGCATCCGGAGACCGGCGAGCCGATCACCGCGGGTCTCGGCCGTTTCGGCCCCTTCGTGCGCCACGAAAAGACCTATGCCAGCCTCGAGGCGGGCGACGAGGTATTCGATATCGGATTGAATCGCGCCGTCACGCTGATCGCCGAACGGATTGCGAAGGGCCCAAGCGGCCGCCGCTTCGGCGCCGATCCCGGCAAGCCGCTGGGCGATCATCCGACCCTTGGCGCGGTTGCGGTCAAGAGCGGACGCTACGGCGCCTATGTCACGGCCGGCGGCGTCAATGCCACCATCCCGAGCGACAAGACCCAGGACACCATTACGCTGCCGGAAGCCATTGCGTTGATCGACGAGCGCGTGGCGAAGGGCGGCGGCAAGCCGAAGCGTGGCGCCAAGAAAGCCAAGCCAGCCAAAGCGGCAAAGCCCGCCAAGGCCGATGCGGACGCCAAGACCCCCAAACCCGCCAAGAAGGCAGCGGCCAAGAAATCCGCGGCCAAACCGAAATCGGAGGCCATCAGCAAGGCGCGCGCGCCGGTGACGCCGACGGCCAAAACTTCGCCTTCCAAGGCGGCAAAGCCCGTCGCCAAGAAAAGCGCCGGCAAGGCAAGCGGATAG
- the rnr gene encoding ribonuclease R, which produces MARQRDKVFPERDAIVAFIRAHPGEIGTREIAREFGLKNADRAELKRILRELADHGTIEKRGKKIKEPAALPATLMADITGRDSDGELIATPAEWDEVESGEPPKIRIHIARRPQPGTAAGVGDRALLRIEKLEERDKAGTVYGGRVIKVVDHAKTRVLGIFRALSGGGGRLIPVDKKQAGRELNIAKADAGGAEDGDLVSVDLVRSRGFGLASGKVKERLGSLTSEKAVSLIAIHAHEIPQAFSPAALREAEDAKPATLKGREDWRDLPLVTIDPPDAKDHDDAVHAEPDPDPNNKGGYIVTVAIADVAFYVRPGSALDRDALTRGNSVYFPDRVVPMLPERISNDLCSLVPGEPRGALAVRMVVGNDGRKRSHGFHRILMRSAAKLNYAQAQAAIDGRPDDTTGPLLDPILKPLYDAYAVVKRARDERDPLDLDIPERKILLKPEGTVDRVVVPERLDAHKLIEEFMILANVAAAEMLEKKALPLIYRVHDEPTLEKVHNLQEFLKTLDLPFAKSGALRPSLFNRVLAQVKGHDSEPLVNEVVLRSQAQAEYAAENYGHFGLNLRRYAHFTSPIRRYADLVVHRALIRGLGLGEGALPETETAEALSEVAAQISVTERRAMKAERETADRLIAHFLADRIGATFQGRISGVTRAGLFVKLSDTGADGLIPIRTLGTEYFNYDETRHALVGTRSGAMHRLGDVVDVRLVEAAPVAGALRFELLSEGTVAPRGRKRTAISKPQANAHPGRAPGRKDRRPGKAKSGNKSGKSKKGKSWKP; this is translated from the coding sequence GTGGCCAGGCAGCGCGACAAGGTTTTTCCAGAGCGGGACGCCATCGTCGCCTTCATCCGTGCGCATCCCGGAGAAATCGGAACCCGCGAGATCGCGCGCGAGTTCGGCCTGAAGAATGCCGACCGCGCCGAGCTGAAGCGAATTTTGCGGGAGCTCGCCGACCACGGCACGATCGAGAAGCGCGGCAAGAAAATAAAGGAGCCGGCGGCGCTGCCCGCGACATTGATGGCCGACATCACCGGCCGCGACAGCGACGGCGAATTGATCGCGACGCCGGCCGAATGGGACGAGGTCGAAAGCGGCGAGCCGCCGAAAATCCGCATCCATATCGCGCGCCGGCCGCAGCCGGGTACGGCCGCGGGCGTCGGCGACCGGGCGCTGCTGCGGATCGAAAAGCTGGAGGAACGCGACAAGGCCGGCACCGTGTACGGCGGACGCGTCATCAAGGTGGTCGATCACGCCAAGACCCGCGTGCTCGGCATCTTTCGCGCCCTGTCTGGGGGCGGCGGACGGCTTATTCCGGTCGACAAGAAGCAAGCCGGGCGTGAACTGAACATCGCCAAGGCCGACGCCGGCGGCGCCGAGGATGGCGATCTCGTCAGCGTCGATCTGGTCCGCTCGCGCGGTTTCGGGCTGGCCTCCGGCAAAGTGAAGGAGCGGCTGGGATCGCTGACGTCGGAGAAAGCGGTCAGCCTGATCGCGATTCACGCGCACGAGATACCGCAGGCCTTCTCGCCCGCCGCGTTGCGCGAAGCCGAGGACGCAAAGCCCGCAACCCTCAAAGGCCGCGAGGACTGGCGCGACCTGCCGCTGGTCACCATCGACCCGCCCGACGCCAAGGATCACGACGACGCGGTTCATGCCGAGCCTGATCCCGATCCGAACAACAAGGGCGGCTACATCGTCACTGTCGCGATCGCCGACGTCGCGTTCTATGTGCGGCCGGGATCGGCGCTGGACCGCGATGCGCTGACGCGCGGCAATTCGGTGTACTTTCCGGACCGCGTGGTACCGATGCTGCCCGAACGCATCTCCAACGATCTGTGCTCGCTGGTGCCGGGCGAGCCGCGCGGCGCGCTGGCGGTGCGGATGGTTGTCGGCAATGACGGCCGCAAGCGCTCGCACGGCTTTCATCGCATCCTGATGCGCTCGGCCGCGAAACTGAATTACGCGCAGGCCCAGGCGGCAATCGACGGGCGGCCCGATGATACCACGGGTCCCCTGCTCGATCCCATCCTCAAGCCGCTGTACGACGCCTATGCGGTCGTCAAGCGCGCGCGCGACGAGCGCGATCCGCTCGACCTCGACATTCCCGAACGCAAAATTCTCTTGAAGCCCGAGGGCACGGTGGACCGTGTCGTGGTACCGGAGCGGCTGGACGCGCATAAATTGATCGAGGAGTTCATGATCCTTGCCAATGTCGCCGCGGCCGAAATGCTTGAAAAGAAGGCGCTCCCGCTTATCTATCGGGTGCACGATGAACCGACGCTGGAGAAGGTTCATAACCTGCAGGAATTCTTGAAAACCCTGGATCTGCCGTTTGCGAAAAGCGGCGCGTTACGTCCCTCGCTGTTCAATCGCGTGCTGGCGCAGGTCAAGGGGCACGATTCCGAACCGCTGGTGAATGAAGTGGTGTTGCGCTCGCAAGCCCAGGCCGAATACGCCGCCGAGAATTACGGCCATTTCGGCCTGAACCTGCGGCGTTATGCGCATTTCACCTCGCCGATCAGGCGGTACGCCGACCTCGTCGTGCATCGCGCCTTGATCCGTGGGCTCGGACTTGGCGAAGGCGCGCTGCCGGAAACCGAGACGGCGGAAGCCTTAAGCGAAGTCGCCGCGCAAATTTCGGTCACCGAACGCCGCGCCATGAAGGCGGAGCGCGAAACCGCCGATCGCCTGATCGCGCATTTCCTCGCCGACCGCATCGGAGCTACTTTTCAGGGCCGCATCTCCGGCGTCACCCGCGCCGGGCTGTTCGTCAAGCTCAGCGACACCGGCGCCGACGGCCTGATCCCGATCCGCACGCTGGGCACCGAGTATTTCAATTACGATGAGACACGCCACGCGCTGGTCGGCACACGCAGCGGTGCCATGCACCGGCTCGGTGACGTCGTCGATGTGCGTCTGGTAGAAGCAGCCCCGGTAGCCGGCGCGCTGCGGTTCGAACTGCTGTCGGAAGGCACCGTCGCCCCCCGCGGGCGCAAACGCACGGCAATTTCCAAGCCGCAAGCCAATGCGCATCCCGGCCGCGCCCCGGGCCGGAAAGACCGCAGGCCAGGCAAGGCCAAGTCAGGCAACAAGTCCGGCAAATCGAAGAAAGGCAAATCATGGAAACCGTGA
- a CDS encoding DUF983 domain-containing protein yields METVSTQTKVWTRDSASAEKRDVWTAIKRGFRGRCPRCGEGKLFRAFLKVDNNCSVCGLDFTPHRADDLPAYLVIVIVGHIVVPTALLIETNYSPPVALQLAIYLPVTLVASLLLLQPVKGAVVGIQWALRMHGFDEKNPEP; encoded by the coding sequence ATGGAAACCGTGAGCACACAGACAAAGGTCTGGACCCGGGATTCCGCATCAGCTGAAAAGCGCGACGTCTGGACCGCGATAAAGCGCGGATTTCGTGGCCGCTGCCCGCGCTGCGGCGAGGGCAAACTTTTCCGTGCCTTCCTGAAAGTCGACAACAACTGTTCGGTGTGCGGCCTGGATTTCACGCCGCATCGCGCCGACGACCTGCCCGCGTATCTCGTCATCGTCATCGTCGGCCACATCGTTGTGCCGACGGCCTTGCTGATCGAAACCAATTACTCGCCGCCTGTGGCGCTGCAGCTTGCGATCTATTTGCCGGTCACGCTGGTCGCCTCGTTGCTGTTGCTGCAACCGGTGAAAGGCGCCGTGGTCGGAATCCAGTGGGCGTTGCGGATGCACGGATTTGACGAGAAAAATCCTGAGCCGTAG
- a CDS encoding NUDIX hydrolase, whose protein sequence is MSETEKVEKEQAEKEADHHPYRRPVDAATLILVDRTAAIPKVLVGKRHDKVVFMPGKFVFPGGRVDKSDNRIPVAAPIPGALEANLLKGSPKITPSRARSLAIAAIREACEETGLCLGRKSNGATPDLEGPWKPFTEAGLLPDPSGLFLIARAITPPGRVRRFDTRFFTADASTITHHVDGVIHADAELVELVWVELGSKPLADLHPMTRNVLNELEKRLASGPLSHDAAVPFFHFYGGKMQKDVLGAA, encoded by the coding sequence ATGAGCGAGACGGAAAAGGTTGAAAAAGAACAAGCAGAGAAAGAAGCCGATCATCACCCCTACCGCCGACCCGTTGACGCCGCCACGCTGATCCTGGTCGATCGCACCGCGGCCATCCCAAAAGTCCTGGTCGGCAAGCGCCACGACAAGGTGGTGTTCATGCCCGGCAAATTCGTCTTTCCGGGCGGGCGTGTCGACAAGTCAGACAACCGCATTCCCGTTGCCGCGCCGATTCCCGGCGCGCTCGAGGCCAATCTGTTGAAGGGCAGTCCGAAGATCACGCCGTCGCGCGCGCGATCGCTCGCGATCGCCGCGATCCGCGAGGCCTGCGAAGAAACCGGCCTCTGTCTCGGGCGCAAGAGCAATGGCGCCACGCCTGATCTTGAAGGCCCGTGGAAGCCTTTCACCGAAGCCGGCCTGTTGCCCGACCCGTCCGGACTGTTTTTGATCGCCCGCGCCATCACCCCGCCCGGCCGTGTTCGGCGCTTCGATACCAGGTTCTTCACCGCCGACGCTTCGACCATCACCCATCATGTCGACGGCGTGATCCACGCCGACGCCGAGCTGGTCGAACTGGTCTGGGTCGAGCTGGGATCGAAGCCTTTGGCCGATTTGCATCCGATGACCCGGAACGTCCTGAACGAACTCGAAAAGCGCCTCGCGTCGGGTCCGCTGAGCCACGACGCCGCGGTGCCGTTTTTCCATTTTTATGGCGGCAAGATGCAGAAGGATGTGCTGGGCGCGGCTTGA
- a CDS encoding TetR/AcrR family transcriptional regulator has translation MSRNAKSGKRTLTSRGAATKRRIVEAAAELIYAKGAERVSLDEVMEATGASRSQLYHYFENKDALVREVIEIQTSRILAANSLHLESLDSFEALRVWRDAMIAANRAEGGVGGCPLGSLANELAARSEEARHQLDQSFAAWGAVIEMGLCRMRERGQIRIGADPKAMAVAVLAAIQGGILLSKTARSSQPLELALDMALSHVERYAAELPAN, from the coding sequence ATGAGTAGAAACGCAAAGTCGGGAAAGCGCACTCTGACCTCGAGAGGAGCGGCGACCAAACGGCGCATTGTCGAAGCAGCCGCCGAACTGATCTATGCGAAGGGCGCGGAGCGCGTAAGTCTCGATGAGGTGATGGAAGCGACCGGGGCGAGCAGATCTCAGCTTTATCACTACTTCGAGAACAAGGACGCCCTTGTGCGCGAGGTGATCGAAATTCAGACTAGCCGCATTCTGGCAGCCAATTCCCTGCATCTTGAAAGCCTCGACTCCTTTGAGGCTTTGCGGGTCTGGCGCGACGCGATGATCGCGGCGAACCGGGCCGAGGGTGGTGTCGGAGGTTGTCCGCTAGGCTCGCTCGCCAATGAACTCGCTGCACGCTCCGAAGAGGCTCGACACCAGCTTGACCAGAGCTTTGCGGCCTGGGGGGCGGTCATTGAAATGGGCTTGTGCCGTATGAGGGAAAGGGGACAGATCAGGATCGGCGCCGACCCAAAAGCGATGGCCGTAGCGGTATTGGCTGCGATTCAAGGTGGCATCCTCCTGTCAAAGACGGCTCGCAGTTCTCAGCCATTGGAATTGGCGTTGGACATGGCGCTCAGTCACGTTGAGCGCTACGCCGCGGAGCTACCAGCGAATTAA